DNA sequence from the Colletotrichum destructivum chromosome 9, complete sequence genome:
TAGTTCTCGGGAGCCGGCTGGCTTAAAAAGTCGCGTCGTCCAGACATTGTATCGAGTGCGCAGTTCTCTCTTTGTTGATCTGGAAATTTGGGCCCAATGCGCACCGCCTGGAGTGATGTGGAAAAGGCAGGGAGATCTTGGGAGCGGCTGCAGCTCCAGAGCTACGCAAGGCTGAAGTGGTACTAAAGTTTTTAAAGTGTGGAATCCCTGCCGCCACGACCTTTAGTGGATAGGGTCCACTAAAATTTCCAAAAGGCTGCCCCTCCATCTTCACCGCAGacttcgacatcatcaagaTTCCGGGATCGCATTCGCTCACGCTTTCGAAAAGTACACATACGAGTACTCTGCAGAGGTTTTACCCTTTGATACAACGTGTGCGAAGAAACAGACACAATGGGCAAGGCCAAAGCTCCTAAACGGAacgccgcctcctcatcgGGCCCATACTCTCGACCCTCCCAGAAAACCAACAATGTGTTCAAGTTCAACGTATGTAAAGTGCTATGATGGTCTCGAACACGTTCTAATACCTTTTCAGACAAACGTTGGTCAACATATCTTGAAGAACCCCGGTGTGGCGGACGCGATTGTACATGTATGCCCATTCATGCCATGCCCACGACGAACCGTACACTGAACAGATCCATTTAGAAAGCCGGGCTCAAGCCCACGGATACCGTTCTAGAGATTGGTCCCGGAACGGGTAACTTGACGGTTCGGATACTGGAGAAGTCAAAGAAGCTCATCGCGATCGAGTTTGACCCTCGAATGGCGGCCGAAGTCACCAAGGTGGGACATCACGCAGGCAAGACGATGCTCAGGGACTGACAGGATACGCAGCGTGTGCAAGGAACGCCCGAGCAGCGCAAGCTCGAGGTCATGCTCGGAGATGCTATCAAGGTTAGCTTCGCCCCTGTCCCGAAGGCTGGTTCCTGCAAGCACGGTGGCACTGTTTGGTGGATTGCTGGCGGCCCTGCTTGCCGTGAATCATGGTTTGCTAACAGCCAAACTCAGGTTGAATGGGTTCCTTTCGATGTTCTGATCTCCAACACTCCTTACCAGGCAAGTCATTCGAAGTCTTACCACATGGACCACAGGGCTAACCCACTGCTAGATTTCGTCGCCTCTCGTTTTCAAGATGCTCGCCATGCCCAAGCCACCGCGACAAGCGATTCTTATGTTCCAGCTGGAGTTCGGTCAGAGACTGGTTGCCAAGCCTGGAGACAAGCTCTACGGAAGATTGAGCGTCAACGCCAATTTCTGGGCTACATGCTCCAACGTGGTGGGTGACAGGCACAACACAGCTAGTTAAACCCGACTAAATTCACTGACAGCCCCGTAGATGAAGGTTTCCAAAGCCAACttccggccgccgccacagGTTGACTCTTGTGTTGTGCGCATCGTGCCCAAGCAAGGAGCCGAGCGTCCCACCATCGCCTTCGAAGAGTTCGACGGTCTTCTCCGCGTTGTGAGTACTGAACCAGCACGACTTGGAGCGTTCTCCCTTTAACAATCAATGATAGTGCTTCAACCGTAAGAACAGAACGATGAGGGCAAGGTAGGATATCGTACATATGTTGCATAAGCCAACTATTCTGACATCAATACCAGCTGGCTCGGTACCAAGGAAGTGCTTCAGATGCTCGAGAAGGTAGGTTCTTCGAGACGTCTACTCAGCGGTGCTTTGATTTGCTCACAAAACAGAACTACCGCACATGGGCAGCCATGAACAACGTGCCCCTGGACGATtcgctcgtcgaggacgatgaagacgacgccatggagatggacgacgacgaggacgttgGCGCAGATGAcaacgacgatgtcgagcccatggacgacgacaccCCCGAGTTCTTCAAGGAGCTtggtgccgctgccggcaaAGCGCCCGAGAAGACCAAGAGCAAGCGCAAGAAGACAAAGGTCGCCGCGCTCGTCCGGAGCAAGATTGAAGGCGCGCTCGAGAGCACCGGTCTGCTGGAGAAGCGCGCGCGCTCGTGCGACGAAACGGACTTTTTGAAGCTTCTGTCCGCCCTCAACTCTGAGGGCATCCACTTTGCTTAATCTGGCAGCCTGGTGaggggcagggggggggggggggggtgtcaTTTACCTTGGATGGCATTTGAAGGCCTGGCGTTTGGGCGTACAAAAAAGCACTAGACGGAGAAGGATATGAGGTTGCGGGTATAGAATGATGATATAGGGCAGGTAGAACATTCACAATATCGACAGAGATGCACAGTGCTTGCCTGCGATTACACTCTGCTTCGCATTCTTCCAGTGACCATCGCTCGAATGTCATGTGCTTATATGCACCACGAGGCAGAGTTCGACCGTCGTACGGGGTAGCAAGACACTTAATCTCGTCCAACCTTCCATAGGTCTGAGTTATTCGATTAAACTAAtgcgaggagggagggagtTCGGCTGCTTCTCCCCCCTCGACGCTTTCGCAAATCTTCTGGAAGCATCCGGCGAGGTCATATGTCCACATCGCAAGCCTAAATTTTCGTTCTCTGCAACAAGAGCCTCTCTCGCGTCAACCCACCGCGTACTGAAGCAGGCAGAGCCCGTACAAAACCTCCTACCGTACCATGTAGAAAGAGATATACATGTCCACACCTCGTCCATTCCTTCCgtgaaggggaggggggaacaGTGCTGGTAGTGGCCGACGGGGGTGGGCTGGTGGTCTTCCTGTCAGGCCGTCaggccgtcatcatcatgcGCCTTGCAAAGGGACGCACACTGCTGCATGTCGGCTGGATTTCTCTGCGCAAGCCAGCCGGGCAGGCACGGAAGGCTTGGATGATCATTGAAATGGAAACCGCTTCCCACAAATAAAAGGCGTGAGTTACCGACCATGTCGCTCCTCCAATCCGGATTGGGCCAGTGGAAGAGGCGGGCaatttcttcttctttctcttcttcttcttcttcttcttcttctgcaaTGAGTTGCTCACCGGCAGGGAACACCTTCCATATGAGGCATACATCATATACTTCTCGCATGGGTATacatcgccgagaagaacAGGAACGAGTGAGGTGTGGCTTGCTGCATGC
Encoded proteins:
- a CDS encoding Putative ribosomal RNA adenine methyltransferase KsgA/Erm, giving the protein MGKAKAPKRNAASSSGPYSRPSQKTNNVFKFNTNVGQHILKNPGVADAIVHKAGLKPTDTVLEIGPGTGNLTVRILEKSKKLIAIEFDPRMAAEVTKRVQGTPEQRKLEVMLGDAIKVEWVPFDVLISNTPYQISSPLVFKMLAMPKPPRQAILMFQLEFGQRLVAKPGDKLYGRLSVNANFWATCSNVMKVSKANFRPPPQVDSCVVRIVPKQGAERPTIAFEEFDGLLRVCFNRKNRTMRASWLGTKEVLQMLEKNYRTWAAMNNVPLDDSLVEDDEDDAMEMDDDEDVGADDNDDVEPMDDDTPEFFKELGAAAGKAPEKTKSKRKKTKVAALVRSKIEGALESTGLLEKRARSCDETDFLKLLSALNSEGIHFA